In Psychrobacter sp. P11G3, a single genomic region encodes these proteins:
- a CDS encoding transglutaminaseTgpA domain-containing protein — protein MINSKRSSSAHVDTLSTEYSALDATNSASFEQLALAQKVSFQPERNDAKWYRKLFALPAYYWVLIAQVVVVLPHAAHLPLWLIGFAAVSIAAQLPHIKAKFKKLSHLKRIYQSMQMLGFLLGLLGLWLTYNTAFGLDMGVAFLVLCLVSKLWELYKRRDAYVVLNLSFFVLAALFLMDQGLLTTLEVIVGAVVVLLAFIALNDDSNANGDGRLRTLGVLGVGALPLLVVLFLFFPRLPPLWSVQLSGQQATTGVSDSMSPGDFANLGQSTELAFRVEFADERPPQQQLYWRGLVFSDFDGVTWRPAHQRDQWSSRLQAPAWIQNAFATVPDESRAAPVNYKVILEPTQQNWLFGLDYPFSQQPDINTTSEFTLSKGQPVTQQLRYDVLQFAQMRIDPVLTEASRRENLALPNEGNPQARALAKQLFKQSGSDPVRYIAAIEQWINRTEFRYTLSPPRLNTNRIDEFLFETKAGFCEHYSSSFTFMLRAAGIPARVVAGYQGGEPSRNGNVWEVRQMDAHAWTEVWLEGQGWVRVDPTAFVAPERVEQGMNTMTQQQGAAMFGNGASAQISYQQYQMLQTLRRLSDQASYYWQKDVVGYDQDKQADSLLKWFNISSIMQQIIWLATSAVSVMVVLVFVIWYRRRKRWHPADLPLAQLSKRVAKHDKLLARNDNEGQLAWLERLASAIDSRQDNNAHSATSQLTDSSDPIVIQTKLIEIRQNYRQLRYGRLSTFDSSHSEYQERLKQLKKDVRALL, from the coding sequence ATGATCAACTCTAAACGCTCATCTTCTGCTCATGTTGATACACTGTCCACAGAGTATTCTGCGCTCGATGCTACAAATAGTGCTAGCTTTGAGCAGTTGGCTTTAGCTCAAAAAGTCTCGTTTCAACCTGAGCGAAATGACGCTAAATGGTATCGTAAGTTATTTGCACTGCCAGCTTATTATTGGGTATTAATTGCTCAAGTCGTCGTTGTGTTACCGCATGCCGCACATTTGCCATTATGGCTGATAGGATTTGCCGCCGTCAGTATCGCCGCTCAATTGCCTCATATTAAAGCTAAATTCAAAAAACTATCGCACCTAAAGCGTATTTATCAAAGTATGCAAATGCTAGGCTTTCTGCTGGGGCTATTAGGTCTGTGGCTAACCTACAATACAGCATTTGGGCTCGATATGGGTGTGGCATTTTTGGTGCTATGCTTAGTTAGTAAGCTATGGGAGCTATATAAGCGCCGCGATGCCTATGTGGTGTTGAATTTATCATTTTTCGTGCTTGCGGCATTGTTTTTGATGGACCAAGGTTTACTGACTACTTTAGAAGTGATCGTTGGAGCAGTCGTTGTATTGCTAGCATTTATTGCGCTTAATGATGATAGCAATGCTAACGGTGATGGACGCTTGCGGACATTGGGTGTGTTAGGGGTTGGCGCGTTACCATTATTGGTGGTGCTATTTTTGTTTTTTCCGAGACTGCCACCGCTGTGGTCCGTACAGCTCTCCGGTCAGCAAGCAACCACAGGTGTCTCTGATAGTATGTCTCCTGGTGATTTTGCCAATTTAGGGCAGTCAACTGAGCTGGCCTTTCGGGTAGAGTTTGCTGATGAGCGTCCACCGCAACAGCAGTTGTATTGGCGCGGTTTGGTATTTAGTGATTTCGATGGCGTCACATGGCGCCCAGCCCATCAAAGGGATCAATGGTCGTCGAGATTGCAAGCACCTGCATGGATTCAGAATGCCTTTGCTACTGTACCTGACGAATCAAGGGCGGCACCTGTCAATTACAAGGTTATCTTAGAACCCACTCAGCAAAATTGGCTATTTGGTCTTGATTATCCGTTCTCACAGCAGCCAGATATCAATACTACCTCTGAATTTACCTTATCAAAGGGTCAACCTGTTACCCAGCAACTTCGCTATGATGTGTTGCAGTTCGCACAGATGCGTATTGATCCAGTTCTGACAGAGGCATCAAGACGTGAAAATCTTGCCTTGCCTAACGAAGGTAACCCTCAAGCACGCGCGCTTGCTAAGCAATTATTTAAGCAGTCAGGTTCAGACCCTGTGCGCTACATAGCGGCTATCGAGCAATGGATCAATCGGACAGAGTTTCGCTATACGTTGTCGCCACCACGGCTCAATACCAATCGTATTGATGAGTTTTTATTTGAAACCAAAGCAGGGTTCTGTGAGCATTATTCGTCAAGCTTTACCTTTATGCTACGCGCCGCTGGTATTCCTGCACGAGTAGTAGCCGGCTATCAAGGCGGTGAGCCGAGTCGCAATGGTAACGTATGGGAAGTGCGGCAAATGGATGCGCACGCATGGACGGAGGTTTGGCTTGAGGGCCAAGGCTGGGTACGTGTGGATCCGACAGCCTTTGTGGCGCCTGAGCGAGTAGAGCAAGGTATGAATACTATGACCCAGCAGCAAGGGGCGGCTATGTTTGGCAATGGTGCCAGTGCGCAAATCAGCTATCAGCAGTATCAAATGCTACAAACGCTACGCCGACTATCAGACCAAGCGAGCTACTACTGGCAAAAAGACGTAGTCGGCTATGACCAAGACAAACAGGCCGACTCGCTACTCAAATGGTTCAATATCAGCTCAATCATGCAGCAAATTATTTGGTTAGCCACCAGTGCGGTTTCCGTTATGGTTGTCTTAGTTTTTGTCATTTGGTATCGCCGCCGCAAACGTTGGCACCCAGCAGACCTACCTCTTGCTCAGCTCTCAAAACGTGTTGCCAAGCATGATAAGTTATTAGCTCGCAATGATAATGAAGGGCAGCTAGCTTGGTTGGAACGTTTGGCATCAGCTATTGATAGCCGTCAGGATAACAATGCTCACTCTGCTACGAGTCAGCTAACAGATAGTAGCGACCCAATCGTTATTCAAACAAAGCTTATTGAAATTAGGCAAAACTACCGTCAGTTACGCTATGGACGACTGAGTACATTTGATAGCAGTCATAGCGAGTATCAAGAAAGACTCAAACAACTTAAAAAAGACGTACGTGCATTGTTATAA
- a CDS encoding AAA family ATPase, with the protein MSQQPTMTHAANDRSLSISQKTAKPFSQSIPSTANFQRNQQQIAQLLAQLNQIVLDKPQAVRLALSCILAGGHLLLQDLPGMGKTTLAQGLAQLLGLSFSRVQFTNDMLPADILGMSIYDQSKQQFEFRSGPIFTQLLLADEINRSSPKTQSALLEAMEERQVTQDGQTYPLPQPFFVIATQNPLQQAGVYPLPESQLDRFLLCLSLGYPSPTAERELLKGKDRRELLKDLNTVLDTEAVLLAQQGVRQVYVADTVLDYLQRLVAKTRASQEYHGLSPRGVLSLQRAAQAHAYVSGYMEVTPEDIQAVFAAVTDHRLGQRFVPAHVTGGQATKTIAQRILAEVSVVA; encoded by the coding sequence ATGAGCCAACAACCTACTATGACCCATGCAGCTAACGATAGATCATTATCCATCTCTCAGAAAACAGCGAAACCGTTTAGCCAGTCCATACCTAGTACGGCTAATTTTCAACGCAATCAGCAGCAAATTGCACAGCTGTTAGCGCAATTAAATCAGATTGTATTGGACAAGCCGCAAGCAGTTAGGCTAGCACTCAGTTGCATCTTAGCAGGTGGTCATTTGTTATTGCAGGACTTGCCTGGTATGGGTAAGACGACTTTGGCACAGGGCTTGGCACAGCTGTTAGGTTTGAGCTTCAGTCGAGTGCAATTTACCAATGATATGTTGCCTGCTGATATTTTAGGTATGAGCATCTACGACCAAAGTAAACAGCAGTTTGAGTTTCGTTCGGGCCCTATCTTTACACAGTTATTACTTGCTGATGAAATCAACCGTTCCAGTCCTAAAACACAGAGTGCGCTACTTGAAGCGATGGAGGAGCGCCAAGTCACGCAAGATGGCCAGACTTATCCTTTGCCGCAACCTTTCTTTGTCATTGCCACCCAAAATCCGTTGCAACAAGCAGGTGTCTATCCGCTCCCAGAGTCGCAGTTAGACAGATTCTTGTTATGTTTATCGTTGGGTTATCCATCGCCTACCGCAGAGCGTGAGCTGCTAAAAGGTAAAGATCGTCGCGAGCTACTCAAAGACTTGAATACGGTACTTGATACTGAAGCTGTACTACTGGCTCAGCAGGGTGTTAGGCAGGTTTATGTAGCAGATACAGTACTGGATTACTTGCAAAGACTAGTTGCAAAAACTCGCGCAAGCCAAGAGTATCATGGCTTATCCCCTCGCGGTGTGTTGTCGCTACAACGTGCTGCCCAAGCGCATGCCTATGTATCGGGATATATGGAAGTGACCCCTGAGGATATCCAAGCGGTTTTTGCTGCGGTCACTGATCATCGCCTCGGTCAGCGTTTCGTACCCGCGCATGTGACTGGTGGACAAGCAACAAAAACCATCGCCCAACGTATCCTAGCAGAAGTGTCAGTCGTTGCTTAG
- a CDS encoding c-type cytochrome, translating into MSLISRYQLSSLLAAVLLLAACEKKPPDHRAPVTLPLYTDGDADNGSIIYKDACGQCHQRNAGLNKKGPQLMNIYGAPAAELKDYTYSKGLEDSGWIWDAETLDPYIADAQKAMPDSKMLSDPMPDAKERADIIAYLSTLRADAPTVTDDVN; encoded by the coding sequence ATGTCCCTTATCAGTAGATATCAACTGAGCAGCCTTTTGGCTGCTGTTCTGTTACTCGCAGCTTGTGAGAAAAAGCCACCTGACCACCGTGCTCCTGTGACCTTGCCTTTATATACCGATGGCGATGCGGACAACGGTTCGATAATTTATAAAGATGCTTGCGGTCAATGTCACCAACGTAATGCAGGTCTGAATAAAAAAGGCCCACAGTTAATGAATATATATGGTGCGCCAGCTGCCGAGTTAAAAGATTATACCTACAGCAAAGGGCTAGAAGATTCAGGTTGGATATGGGATGCAGAGACACTCGATCCATATATTGCAGATGCCCAAAAAGCCATGCCAGATTCTAAAATGTTGTCTGATCCGATGCCAGATGCGAAAGAGCGTGCCGATATCATTGCTTATTTATCTACGCTCCGTGCTGATGCACCAACCGTTACAGATGATGTGAACTGA
- a CDS encoding EAL domain-containing protein: MRSQSLLNLLVINDDQLYAERLVQLLSPYYDSVNLGFLDDKEELLKLLRQPWDVLVFGKAYNMSFTDVVSIVQEQNIDLPMICLTNEEIASTAYNEYELPTVISGTMVKALEMNQEMPVVMAICLQHSSLRSRRELKTLRQVLSEAEQRANVLIKNSKSAVAYIDEGIHIFANEPYLQLFGFKSMNEVVGVPIIDLISGRDNVQGFKQFLRQFDKGSRQDVEFNFESVRTDGSTFEAKLQLASATLEGEPVIQIIIQQNSNNSAEVAKRLAEAERKDNLTGLDNRRGFEDQMIAIHQQASQGLITAALLYVQVDNVGKIRSSLGLQGIDTTVKQVAHTLTELVPDGHVSRFSDTAFTILVKNKTTSDIEELAAHIGSSIKGMFIEVDKRTTNTTVSIAIVKIEKNTVEPVIILERAMDAISQIMVETSNSGGSYRIYDPSEHANSDDHALAESLVDAITNNRFELSFQPIYDINNDRSDFFEVYLRLPLSDADNTVLTPDQFMAVAKKHQLLEKIDRWVLINACKKINDVRKVHPEAKLLVQLTNASLVDKKLPIVASQLIKAVGGAAGVLTLQFNEIDISDHLTVAKSQFSALNDVNCQLGINNFGSSVKSIEIANFVQPDMVRLARSYIQDIGSAENLETVKSLITRTNNIKVDVLMPYIEDAATMSVAWSVGARYLQGYYLEEPSSTIKVAS, from the coding sequence ATGCGCTCTCAATCTCTTTTAAATTTATTGGTGATCAATGACGATCAGCTCTATGCTGAACGTCTTGTTCAGTTATTGAGTCCTTATTATGATAGTGTGAATTTGGGGTTTTTGGACGATAAAGAAGAGCTATTGAAACTTCTGCGCCAACCGTGGGATGTACTGGTATTTGGCAAAGCTTATAATATGAGCTTTACAGATGTGGTGAGCATCGTACAAGAGCAAAATATCGATCTGCCAATGATCTGTTTAACGAATGAAGAGATAGCGTCGACTGCCTACAATGAGTATGAGCTACCGACTGTGATTAGTGGCACGATGGTCAAAGCGCTTGAAATGAATCAAGAAATGCCAGTGGTAATGGCTATTTGTCTACAGCATAGTAGTTTGCGCAGTCGTCGTGAGCTAAAAACCTTACGTCAAGTGCTTTCTGAAGCAGAACAACGCGCCAATGTATTGATTAAGAACTCTAAGAGCGCGGTCGCTTATATAGACGAGGGTATTCATATATTTGCTAATGAGCCCTATCTTCAGCTATTCGGCTTTAAATCGATGAATGAAGTGGTAGGCGTGCCTATTATTGACCTGATTTCAGGTAGAGATAATGTTCAAGGGTTTAAACAGTTTTTACGTCAGTTTGACAAAGGCAGTCGCCAAGACGTTGAGTTTAATTTTGAAAGTGTACGGACAGATGGCAGTACTTTTGAAGCGAAACTACAATTAGCATCAGCCACGTTAGAGGGCGAGCCAGTCATTCAGATTATTATTCAGCAGAATAGTAATAATAGTGCAGAGGTTGCCAAGCGTTTAGCGGAAGCTGAACGTAAAGATAATTTAACTGGCCTAGATAATCGTCGCGGTTTTGAAGATCAGATGATAGCAATACATCAGCAGGCGTCCCAAGGACTAATAACCGCAGCCCTGCTATATGTGCAGGTTGATAATGTAGGAAAAATAAGAAGTAGCTTGGGTCTACAAGGAATAGATACAACGGTCAAGCAAGTTGCCCACACATTAACTGAGCTAGTACCTGATGGGCATGTAAGTCGTTTTAGCGATACCGCCTTCACGATTTTAGTAAAAAACAAGACGACGAGTGATATTGAAGAGCTTGCTGCGCATATCGGTTCGTCTATAAAGGGTATGTTTATTGAAGTTGATAAACGTACAACCAATACAACAGTTAGTATTGCTATTGTCAAAATTGAAAAAAATACGGTAGAGCCTGTCATTATATTAGAACGCGCCATGGATGCTATCAGCCAAATCATGGTAGAGACTTCTAATAGTGGTGGTTCTTACCGTATATATGACCCAAGCGAACATGCTAATAGCGATGATCATGCACTTGCTGAGTCATTAGTGGATGCCATTACTAATAACCGCTTTGAGCTATCATTTCAGCCAATATATGACATCAATAACGATCGTAGCGACTTTTTTGAAGTGTATCTACGGTTACCGCTTTCAGATGCTGACAATACGGTATTAACCCCTGATCAATTTATGGCGGTGGCTAAAAAACATCAACTTTTAGAAAAGATTGATCGATGGGTGCTTATCAATGCCTGTAAGAAAATCAATGACGTCCGTAAAGTTCATCCTGAAGCTAAATTGTTAGTACAATTAACCAATGCTTCACTGGTTGATAAAAAACTGCCGATAGTGGCCAGTCAATTGATAAAAGCGGTAGGCGGCGCAGCTGGTGTATTGACACTCCAGTTCAATGAAATAGATATCTCTGATCACTTAACCGTCGCCAAATCTCAATTTTCCGCGCTTAACGATGTTAACTGTCAACTAGGTATCAATAATTTTGGCTCTTCTGTCAAATCTATTGAAATTGCCAATTTTGTCCAGCCTGATATGGTACGCTTGGCGCGCAGTTATATCCAAGATATTGGTTCAGCAGAAAATCTAGAAACGGTCAAGTCTCTTATCACACGTACTAATAATATTAAAGTCGATGTGCTTATGCCTTATATAGAAGATGCAGCAACGATGTCAGTCGCTTGGAGTGTGGGCGCACGCTATTTGCAAGGGTATTATTTAGAAGAGCCTAGTAGCACAATAAAGGTAGCGAGTTAA